In Horticoccus luteus, the following proteins share a genomic window:
- the rffA gene encoding dTDP-4-amino-4,6-dideoxygalactose transaminase: MNAPVPFNRSSLQGRELEFIFQSISSGQIAGDQTFSRRCQQLLEGTLGIPRALVTTSCTHALEMSALLLDFQPGDEVIIPAFTFVSTVNAFVLRGARPVFCDIRPDTLNIDESKVGALFSSKTKALVPVHYAGVACEMDPLLALARHHGAAVVEDNAHGLFGRYRGRWLGTLGDLATQSFHETKNITCGEGGALLINDRALIERAEIIREKGTNRARFFRGQIDKYSWVDIGSSYVMSDVLAAFLFGQLQCWDTIQSNRRDKWLRYDEALTSWAAHNDVRRPFIPPHCEQAWHMYYLLMPTAAARTRFLAHLKERQISAVFHYLPLHLSEYARRWDFKPGQCPVTEDVSDRLVRLPFYNTLSDEDQARVIECIQQFIV, translated from the coding sequence ATGAACGCCCCTGTTCCGTTCAACCGCTCCTCGCTCCAAGGACGGGAGCTAGAATTTATTTTCCAATCCATTTCGAGCGGACAGATCGCCGGCGATCAGACCTTTTCCCGGCGATGCCAGCAATTGCTCGAAGGCACCTTGGGCATTCCCCGCGCCCTCGTCACCACCTCATGCACTCATGCGTTGGAAATGTCCGCCCTCTTGCTCGACTTCCAACCCGGTGACGAAGTGATCATCCCGGCGTTCACGTTTGTCTCGACGGTCAACGCCTTTGTGCTCCGCGGAGCGCGGCCCGTCTTTTGCGATATTCGGCCAGATACGCTCAATATCGATGAAAGCAAAGTCGGTGCACTCTTCTCGTCAAAAACCAAGGCGCTCGTTCCGGTGCACTACGCAGGCGTCGCGTGCGAAATGGACCCCTTGCTGGCTCTCGCGCGTCACCACGGCGCCGCCGTGGTGGAAGACAACGCGCACGGTTTGTTCGGCCGCTATCGCGGACGCTGGCTGGGCACCCTCGGCGATCTTGCGACGCAAAGTTTTCACGAAACGAAAAACATCACCTGCGGCGAAGGAGGCGCGCTTCTCATCAACGATCGGGCATTGATTGAGCGTGCGGAAATCATTCGCGAGAAAGGCACCAATCGAGCGAGATTCTTTCGCGGCCAGATCGATAAATACTCGTGGGTGGACATTGGCAGTAGTTACGTGATGAGCGACGTGCTCGCCGCCTTTTTATTCGGCCAACTCCAATGTTGGGATACTATCCAAAGCAACCGGCGTGACAAGTGGCTTCGCTATGACGAAGCGCTCACATCTTGGGCTGCCCACAATGATGTGCGACGTCCCTTCATTCCTCCACATTGCGAACAGGCCTGGCATATGTACTATCTCCTCATGCCCACAGCTGCAGCACGAACGCGATTCCTCGCCCACCTTAAAGAGCGGCAAATTTCGGCTGTCTTTCACTATCTCCCCTTGCATCTCTCCGAATACGCCCGCCGCTGGGATTTCAAGCCAGGGCAATGCCCCGTGACCGAAGACGTCAGCGACCGTCTCGTCCGCCTGCCTTTTTACAATACGCTTTCTGATGAAGATCAGGCGCGGGTCATCGAATGTATCCAGCAATTCATCGTCTAA
- a CDS encoding EamA family transporter: MKSTNASGVGFILLTVFFTVSGQLLLKKGMMKIGSFGSGAEGWTAHLIQALSNPLVVLGLACAGAAALTWMAAVSRADLSFAYPFMSLAIVLTLALTPLLLGERVQIHQWLGVALVILGVWIGARS, from the coding sequence GTGAAGTCGACTAATGCCTCTGGGGTTGGGTTTATCCTCCTCACCGTTTTTTTCACCGTCTCAGGCCAGCTTCTTCTCAAGAAAGGCATGATGAAGATCGGCAGTTTCGGGAGCGGCGCTGAAGGATGGACGGCTCATCTTATACAAGCGCTCAGTAATCCTCTTGTAGTGCTCGGCCTTGCGTGTGCGGGGGCCGCTGCCCTCACATGGATGGCCGCCGTTTCGCGCGCTGATCTTAGTTTTGCCTACCCCTTCATGAGTCTGGCGATCGTGCTAACTCTGGCTCTCACGCCACTTCTTCTCGGTGAACGCGTGCAGATCCATCAGTGGCTGGGCGTGGCTCTTGTCATACTTGGCGTGTGGATCGGTGCGCGAAGCTAG
- a CDS encoding glycosyltransferase family 4 protein, producing the protein MSASSGPVFSSSSRSLAHRIKRWLCGDAPRPITVGVDLLLMQPGGANGGVKPLVFSFLGEIGRAQGRRLKFVFFASPELAPEIAPILRSHDELAHPTSIPPAIDVLYAVFGRSNLSRTGLPSINLIVDLLHKDLPAALPVEEVNYRHEWFSTIAAQATFFQCISHYTAERLQYHYHIPAERCFVTHIPVHQRLRPDHVVKAESSPVAKPFFFYPANFWPHKNHEVLLLAYRGYVALSKSAAWPLVFTGHPDERTVQLRLLVSQLGLNDRVHFLGHLSTPQFAALWSQAGALVYPSRHEGFGIPLLEAMAYRCPIIAARTTSIPEIAGDACLYVDPSDTASISSALQQVSADAQLRTALVRAGKIRLRTFSLARETAKLAAHFISAASAAPLRP; encoded by the coding sequence ATGTCCGCTTCGTCGGGTCCCGTGTTTTCATCGTCATCGAGATCGCTCGCCCACCGAATTAAACGCTGGCTGTGCGGTGACGCGCCGCGCCCCATCACCGTCGGGGTCGACCTGCTTCTCATGCAGCCCGGCGGAGCCAACGGCGGCGTGAAGCCGCTCGTCTTTTCCTTTCTCGGCGAGATTGGCCGCGCGCAAGGGCGCAGATTGAAATTCGTCTTCTTCGCCTCGCCCGAGCTCGCCCCCGAAATCGCTCCGATTCTGCGGTCGCACGACGAACTTGCTCACCCTACCTCCATTCCGCCGGCGATCGATGTGCTGTATGCTGTCTTCGGTCGTTCCAATTTGTCGCGAACGGGACTGCCATCTATCAACCTGATCGTCGATCTACTGCACAAGGACCTGCCCGCGGCACTCCCCGTCGAAGAAGTTAATTACCGCCACGAGTGGTTCTCGACCATCGCTGCCCAAGCAACGTTCTTCCAGTGCATCTCCCACTATACGGCGGAGCGACTCCAGTATCACTACCACATCCCGGCCGAGCGATGCTTCGTCACGCACATCCCGGTGCATCAACGTCTGAGGCCCGACCACGTGGTCAAGGCTGAGTCTTCCCCCGTCGCGAAGCCGTTTTTTTTCTATCCCGCCAATTTTTGGCCGCACAAAAATCACGAGGTTCTCCTCCTCGCCTATCGTGGCTACGTCGCTCTTTCCAAAAGCGCCGCATGGCCGCTCGTCTTCACCGGCCATCCTGATGAACGCACAGTCCAATTGCGCCTCTTGGTCTCCCAACTCGGCTTGAACGACCGAGTCCACTTTCTGGGCCATCTCTCAACCCCGCAATTCGCCGCTCTTTGGTCCCAAGCCGGCGCCCTCGTATATCCTTCCCGGCATGAAGGCTTCGGCATTCCCCTTCTTGAGGCCATGGCTTATCGCTGCCCCATCATCGCCGCCCGCACCACCTCAATTCCTGAGATCGCGGGTGATGCGTGCCTCTATGTCGATCCCAGCGACACAGCTTCGATTTCATCCGCGCTCCAGCAAGTCAGCGCCGACGCTCAGCTGCGTACCGCGCTCGTTCGCGCCGGCAAGATTCGTTTGCGCACTTTTTCGTTGGCCCGGGAGACCGCGAAACTCGCCGCTCACTTCATCTCCGCCGCTTCCGCAGCGCCGCTCCGCCCTTGA
- a CDS encoding glycosyltransferase family 2 protein — protein sequence MPALPRVSIITPSLNQEAFLRACIDSVLAQDYPAIDFFVADGGSSDGSIDVLKSYGSRVSWRSERDGGQAQAINAGLQRTMGEIVCYVNSDDLLRPGAVRGAASALLAHPDVDVVYGDTAIIDEQGRFLRKYPTEDFDGGRLIEHCFISQPAAFWRRSLHERCGYFDPRFDHTLDYEFWIRALRCGAKFLHVPEEWAAAREHAGAKSQRLRGEIFRQIRDLQLRHLGYCDRNWWEQYLRYLRDERGGVWRGLPGARERRLWRLAWWPWRLWRSRKRPRAEASFAHRSTRQV from the coding sequence ATGCCTGCACTGCCCCGCGTCTCCATCATCACACCGTCTCTCAATCAGGAGGCATTTCTTCGCGCCTGCATTGATAGCGTGTTGGCGCAGGACTATCCCGCGATCGATTTTTTTGTCGCCGACGGCGGTTCGAGCGACGGTTCAATCGATGTTCTCAAGAGTTATGGATCGCGGGTAAGCTGGCGGAGTGAGCGAGATGGCGGGCAGGCGCAGGCGATCAATGCTGGGCTACAGCGGACGATGGGTGAGATCGTTTGCTACGTAAACAGCGACGATCTTTTGCGGCCCGGAGCGGTCCGCGGCGCGGCGAGCGCACTGCTTGCGCATCCGGATGTTGATGTTGTTTATGGCGATACTGCCATCATCGATGAACAGGGGCGCTTCTTGCGCAAATACCCGACAGAGGATTTCGATGGCGGACGCTTAATCGAACACTGTTTCATTTCTCAACCAGCTGCATTCTGGCGACGATCGCTACATGAACGCTGCGGCTATTTCGACCCGCGTTTCGACCACACGTTGGATTACGAGTTTTGGATTCGAGCGCTGCGCTGCGGAGCTAAATTTCTACATGTGCCCGAGGAATGGGCGGCGGCCAGGGAACATGCCGGAGCGAAATCGCAGCGGCTGCGAGGGGAGATCTTTCGACAAATCCGAGATCTGCAGTTGCGCCACCTAGGCTACTGCGATCGCAACTGGTGGGAGCAGTATCTGCGGTATCTCAGAGACGAGCGAGGCGGCGTGTGGCGAGGATTGCCAGGAGCCCGCGAGCGGCGACTGTGGCGGTTGGCGTGGTGGCCATGGCGCTTGTGGCGCAGCCGAAAGCGACCTAGGGCGGAGGCTAGCTTCGCGCACCGATCCACACGCCAAGTATGA
- a CDS encoding glycosyltransferase: MNILFVNYGDFTTNSLNHIGGFASVLADLGHACAIAVPHGLETLSHVDSSRFYATTFADALAQPRTLFPDGRAATVIHAWTPRELVRKFVLAYQRTAAHPARLVIHLEDNERFLLERFTGKSFAALCAADASDLAALLPDNLSHPLRHQSFLALADGVTVIEPRLHEFVPPGIPLHVLRPGVDFQLYQPQPPAQTLRAELKLPVDERVIVYTGGTTFANEDEVRALYEAVALLNRRGQPTRLVRTGFNAAGFLDSLSPETRSFALELGFVPKEQLPRLLALADVLVQPGVPGPFNDYRLPSKLPEFLALGKPVLLPATNIGLLVRAGADALLLHDGTAEEIALRCAEVFASSSLAGTLGAAARRFAQTHFDLAENTTALATFYRTCLDRSSRAAWPILLTSGTSEIDLFAAQLQTPLTPASAASAADDWALLRALVRLVQQELTHDVHAQLTAAVTERDALRAREPLTQQHLHNIETGLTTAHQHIANLEPALHAAQQHIANIEAALQSTQDHVANLESALATTRQHTRNLEWLLAATRADRDRSAQRAATAEAERAEHRRTLDRSRHDLAALREELAARVRKIELMQRSFSWQATAPLRALRRRFLDSRRRETPLASALPARDPHVASAIDEPTDWMNLAPTGLVRGWVLNHHGRRLVAVRLRAGSALFSAHYGSDRPDVGAAFPHLAAARRSGFSVTYTLPPQSTPDMILEALGEDGRWTCFHATRAVISTVEETLLRRDYATWVRRFDSAGEADAALRARLDAAPPPQPLVISVLLPTYNTPEPWLRRAIKSVRQQIYPHWQLCIADDASTAPHVRSLLEQAAREDERIALTFREQNGHISAASNSALALATGDYVALLDHDDELAPSALAEIALAVAACPNLAFLYSDEDKIDEDGRRFDPYFKPGWNPDLLLGQNYTCHLSVFRTALLRSIGGFREGYEGSQDWDLTLRATAELTPAQIHHVPRILYHWRAIAGSTALQTGEKNYAFEAARRALVDHCSARGLDAALEPIGGHYWRLRRPVPKPAPRVSIIVPTRNGEPLLRLCLSSLFAKTSYPHYEVIVVNNRSDDPATLRYFDELRTAGVTVLDYDAPFNYSAVNNTAVRAAHGELLAFLNNDIEIISPDWLDEMVSHAVRPEIGCVGAMLYYPDDTIQHAGIVLGVGGRPGTPSVAGHAFKCATRGSEGQRARLRLVQNYSAVTAACMVMRRAVFDEVGGFNETDLPVAFNDVDLCLRVQAAGYRNLWTPFAELYHHESATRGLEDTPEKQARFAREVAYMRAQWAEVLDADPAYNPNLTAEHEDFSLAFPPRTRA; the protein is encoded by the coding sequence GTGAACATCCTCTTCGTTAACTACGGCGACTTCACCACCAACAGCCTCAACCACATCGGCGGTTTCGCGAGTGTGTTGGCGGATTTGGGGCATGCCTGCGCCATCGCCGTGCCGCATGGACTGGAAACACTTTCTCACGTCGACTCCTCGAGGTTTTACGCGACCACCTTCGCCGACGCCCTCGCGCAACCCCGCACACTTTTCCCTGATGGCCGGGCCGCCACCGTCATTCACGCGTGGACGCCGCGCGAACTCGTGCGGAAATTCGTCCTCGCCTACCAACGCACCGCCGCGCACCCCGCGCGCCTCGTCATCCACCTCGAGGACAACGAGCGTTTCCTGCTTGAGCGCTTCACCGGAAAAAGTTTCGCCGCACTCTGCGCCGCCGACGCGTCGGACCTTGCTGCGCTCCTACCCGACAACCTTTCCCACCCCCTCCGACACCAATCGTTTCTCGCGCTCGCCGATGGCGTGACCGTGATCGAACCCCGTCTGCACGAGTTCGTGCCGCCCGGCATTCCTTTGCACGTCCTGCGGCCCGGCGTTGATTTCCAGCTCTACCAACCTCAGCCACCCGCTCAAACCCTGCGCGCCGAATTGAAGCTGCCGGTCGACGAAAGAGTCATCGTTTACACGGGCGGCACCACCTTCGCCAACGAAGACGAAGTCCGCGCGCTCTACGAAGCCGTCGCGCTCCTGAATCGCCGCGGCCAGCCCACCCGCCTCGTCCGCACCGGCTTCAACGCCGCTGGTTTCCTCGACTCACTCTCGCCCGAGACGCGCAGTTTCGCCCTCGAACTTGGCTTCGTGCCCAAAGAGCAACTCCCGCGCCTCCTCGCGCTGGCCGATGTGCTCGTGCAACCCGGCGTTCCAGGCCCGTTCAACGACTATCGCCTCCCGTCCAAACTGCCGGAGTTTCTTGCGCTGGGGAAACCCGTGCTGCTCCCCGCCACCAACATTGGCCTGCTCGTCCGTGCCGGCGCCGATGCGTTGTTGCTGCACGACGGCACCGCCGAAGAAATCGCCCTGCGGTGCGCCGAAGTCTTCGCCTCCTCCTCCCTTGCTGGCACCCTCGGCGCCGCTGCGCGCAGGTTTGCGCAGACCCATTTCGACCTGGCGGAAAACACCACCGCGCTCGCCACCTTCTATCGCACGTGCCTCGACCGCTCGTCGCGCGCCGCTTGGCCCATTCTCCTCACGTCCGGCACGAGCGAGATCGACCTCTTCGCCGCTCAACTTCAAACCCCGCTTACGCCTGCCTCGGCCGCCTCCGCCGCCGACGACTGGGCGTTGCTACGAGCGCTCGTTCGCCTCGTGCAGCAGGAACTCACGCATGACGTGCACGCACAACTGACCGCGGCCGTCACCGAGCGCGATGCCCTCCGTGCGCGCGAGCCGCTCACGCAGCAACACCTGCACAATATCGAAACCGGCCTCACTACCGCGCACCAGCACATCGCCAACCTGGAACCCGCGCTCCACGCCGCCCAGCAGCACATCGCCAATATCGAGGCCGCCCTCCAATCCACTCAGGATCACGTCGCGAATCTTGAGTCCGCGCTCGCAACCACCCGCCAGCATACACGCAATCTGGAATGGCTGCTCGCCGCGACTCGCGCCGATCGTGACCGCAGTGCTCAACGCGCCGCAACCGCCGAAGCCGAACGCGCCGAACACCGCCGCACGCTCGACCGCTCCCGCCACGATCTCGCCGCGTTACGCGAAGAACTCGCCGCTCGAGTCCGGAAAATCGAGCTCATGCAACGCTCTTTCTCTTGGCAGGCAACCGCGCCACTGCGCGCGCTGCGCCGACGCTTCCTCGATTCCCGGCGCCGCGAAACGCCTCTCGCCTCCGCCCTGCCCGCGCGTGATCCGCACGTCGCGTCGGCCATCGATGAGCCGACCGATTGGATGAACCTCGCTCCCACCGGCTTGGTGCGCGGTTGGGTTTTGAACCATCACGGACGCCGCCTCGTCGCGGTGCGCTTGCGCGCCGGGTCCGCCCTCTTTTCCGCTCACTACGGCTCAGATCGTCCCGACGTCGGCGCGGCCTTCCCGCACCTGGCCGCAGCTCGCCGCAGCGGCTTTTCCGTCACCTACACTCTCCCGCCTCAGTCGACGCCCGACATGATTCTCGAAGCGCTCGGCGAGGACGGCCGCTGGACGTGTTTCCACGCGACCCGCGCCGTCATCAGCACCGTGGAGGAAACGCTCCTGCGCCGCGATTACGCCACGTGGGTGCGGCGGTTTGATTCCGCCGGCGAAGCCGATGCCGCCCTGCGCGCCCGACTCGACGCAGCACCGCCGCCCCAACCTCTCGTCATTTCCGTCCTGCTGCCAACCTACAACACGCCCGAGCCTTGGCTTCGCCGGGCGATCAAGTCCGTGCGTCAGCAAATTTATCCGCACTGGCAGCTATGCATCGCCGACGATGCTTCCACTGCGCCCCATGTGCGCTCACTCCTCGAGCAAGCTGCCCGGGAAGACGAACGCATCGCGCTCACATTTCGCGAGCAGAACGGCCATATCTCCGCCGCCTCGAATTCCGCTCTGGCCCTCGCAACCGGAGACTATGTTGCGCTCCTCGATCACGACGATGAGCTCGCGCCGTCAGCTCTCGCCGAAATCGCCCTTGCGGTGGCCGCCTGTCCCAACCTCGCGTTTTTGTATTCCGATGAGGATAAAATCGACGAAGACGGCCGACGGTTCGACCCGTATTTCAAGCCCGGCTGGAATCCCGATTTGTTGCTCGGCCAGAATTACACCTGCCACCTGTCGGTGTTTCGCACGGCTCTTCTTCGCTCGATCGGCGGATTTCGCGAAGGCTACGAAGGTTCGCAAGATTGGGACCTCACGCTGCGCGCGACCGCCGAACTCACGCCCGCGCAAATCCACCACGTGCCGCGCATTCTCTATCATTGGCGCGCGATCGCCGGTTCGACCGCTCTCCAAACCGGAGAAAAAAACTACGCATTTGAAGCCGCGCGACGCGCCCTCGTTGATCACTGCTCCGCCCGCGGACTCGACGCCGCCCTCGAGCCCATCGGCGGCCATTATTGGCGGCTCCGCCGTCCGGTGCCCAAGCCCGCCCCACGCGTTTCGATCATCGTGCCGACTCGCAACGGCGAACCGCTCCTCCGCCTCTGCCTCTCCTCGCTCTTCGCCAAAACAAGCTATCCCCACTACGAGGTCATCGTCGTCAACAATCGCTCCGACGATCCGGCGACGCTCCGCTATTTCGACGAGCTCCGCACCGCCGGCGTGACTGTGCTCGATTACGACGCCCCGTTCAACTACTCGGCGGTTAACAACACCGCCGTCCGCGCCGCACACGGCGAACTCCTCGCGTTTCTCAACAACGACATCGAAATCATCTCCCCCGACTGGCTCGACGAAATGGTTTCCCACGCCGTGCGCCCTGAAATCGGCTGTGTTGGTGCGATGCTTTATTATCCGGATGATACCATACAACACGCCGGGATCGTGCTCGGCGTCGGCGGCCGGCCCGGCACACCGAGCGTCGCGGGACACGCCTTCAAGTGCGCAACGCGCGGCAGTGAGGGGCAACGCGCCCGCCTGCGTCTCGTGCAAAATTACTCGGCCGTCACCGCGGCCTGCATGGTGATGCGTCGCGCCGTTTTCGATGAGGTCGGCGGCTTCAACGAGACCGACCTCCCCGTGGCGTTCAACGACGTCGATCTTTGCCTCCGCGTGCAGGCCGCCGGCTATCGCAATCTCTGGACGCCTTTTGCCGAGCTCTATCACCACGAGTCGGCCACGCGTGGACTCGAAGACACGCCGGAGAAACAAGCCCGGTTCGCCCGCGAAGTCGCCTACATGCGCGCGCAGTGGGCGGAGGTCCTCGATGCCGATCCAGCCTACAACCCCAATCTCACAGCCGAACACGAAGACTTCTCCCTCGCCTTCCCACCGCGCACTCGCGCCTGA
- a CDS encoding acyl-CoA reductase, with product MEYFQNSAGTVAVALPFALSIRISDWESLRYTMVRRVDPAFTRDEWAYLVNFLHGDQLARPALLSFGRQGGDPQQLVSLFRPRPTIALWLPNNVSLLGPLTLILCSLTGAQIHVKSGSRATDLCQAFVTYARRQLPSKSDLQHYLSDQVTVANFDRFDPRNRTMAAEADVRIAFGSDASITEIHALPHRPDSIALPFGDHQSEVWVELAAMDDAAVDALISVFAIYGQTGCTSPRRVVVIDGTHDDCLRLRDALAARWPSVQREQTPMHVASQNVLHHQLALADGWQSITVDQNAAVLAAGSLEQDPLRGAMSLAIVSATPEAAVASLPANIQTVGHHLRDPSAAHWIALLAQTDIKRWVPLRRMHHFGPIWDGGNFWRQLFDEVQIAT from the coding sequence TTGGAGTACTTCCAAAATTCGGCGGGCACCGTAGCCGTCGCCCTCCCCTTCGCTCTGTCGATTCGCATTTCGGATTGGGAGAGTCTCCGCTACACCATGGTTCGCAGGGTCGATCCCGCCTTCACGCGCGACGAATGGGCCTATTTGGTGAATTTCCTTCATGGCGATCAGCTCGCGCGCCCGGCTCTCCTATCCTTTGGCCGGCAGGGCGGTGATCCCCAGCAGCTGGTTTCGCTTTTCCGCCCCCGGCCAACCATCGCCCTTTGGCTGCCCAATAATGTCAGCCTGCTCGGTCCGTTAACACTCATCTTGTGCAGCTTGACCGGCGCGCAAATCCACGTGAAGTCGGGCTCTCGGGCCACGGACTTATGTCAGGCATTCGTCACCTATGCTCGGAGGCAGCTTCCATCGAAGTCCGACCTGCAGCATTATTTGAGCGACCAGGTGACCGTTGCAAATTTTGATCGATTTGATCCTCGAAACCGCACCATGGCCGCGGAAGCAGATGTTCGCATCGCTTTCGGTTCTGATGCGTCCATCACAGAGATTCACGCTCTGCCTCATCGCCCCGACAGCATCGCCCTCCCCTTCGGCGACCATCAATCCGAAGTGTGGGTGGAACTCGCGGCAATGGACGATGCCGCTGTGGACGCGCTTATCAGTGTGTTCGCCATCTATGGTCAAACCGGCTGCACCTCACCGCGACGTGTCGTGGTAATCGATGGTACGCACGACGATTGCCTAAGATTGCGCGATGCACTCGCGGCCCGGTGGCCCTCCGTCCAACGCGAGCAAACGCCGATGCATGTCGCTTCGCAGAACGTGCTCCATCACCAACTCGCACTCGCCGACGGCTGGCAGTCGATTACAGTCGATCAAAATGCGGCAGTTTTGGCAGCTGGCTCGCTCGAACAAGACCCTCTGCGGGGCGCGATGAGTCTCGCCATCGTCTCGGCCACGCCCGAGGCCGCCGTTGCGTCGCTGCCGGCCAATATTCAAACCGTCGGCCATCACTTACGTGATCCGTCGGCTGCCCACTGGATCGCCCTGCTCGCTCAAACCGACATAAAGCGCTGGGTTCCCCTGCGTCGGATGCACCATTTTGGCCCGATTTGGGACGGCGGGAATTTCTGGCGCCAACTCTTCGACGAAGTCCAAATCGCCACGTGA